The stretch of DNA GGCGTTATGTCGGGCATGAACGCTATGACCGGCGACCTGAAGAGCGCCATAGACAGGTTCATGACGACGATCACCGCCATCATCGGCAGGAGCTCGGCCCTGAAGAACGGTATCAGCGCGAAGGTGAGGGCGGCGGGCGGGGCGCCGAGGAGGATGTAGGGCTTCCTCCTGCCGATACGCGTGCGCGTAACGTCGCTGAGGACACCGAGGTAGGGCAGTAGCACAACGGCGAAGATGTTGTCGATAGTCATTATGAAGCCCACGAGCCACGAGGCCAGCCCGAGCTCCTTTAGGAATACCGGGACGTATGAGTTGTAGACCGACCAGATGACGCTTATGCCGAAGAAGCCGAACCCAAGCAGGAACACTTTAAAGTAGCTGAACTTCTCGGCTTGCATACAGTGCTATCCTCTAATTAGGTTGTTTAAATGTATTTCTCTTAAGACCATTATACCACATGTAAGTGGGGCGAATCTATTAGCTTAATTAATCTTCTTTACACTAAGTTTATTAAGTCACTAAGTCGGATTATAATCGTATGGGCGAGGATTTAGAAAGAAGTATAGAGCTTTTAAAGAAGAGGTTTGAAGATCCGGAGGTCGTGAAGTCGCTTTCTGGTTTCACAAAGGTGGTGATCTTCGAGTTTCCCGATGTAGGTAAGAGCTACACCTTCAATATTGAGAATGGGCTTCTCAAAAGCGTAATTGAGGGCGCACAAGGCCAAGGAGATATCCGGATAACTATGTCGTCCACAACATTCACGGATATAATGAGCAAGAAGGCGAACCCTATCAGAGAGTACCAACTTGGCAGGATAACAGTTAAGGGCTCCATGAGCGATCTCCTAAAAATGAGGAAGTTGCTGCTCTAGGGAAACATGCCTCGGAAGGCACTAGTGACGGCGCGCTTCGCGAAAGATGCTCTAGCTGAGCTTGGGAAGCACCTCGAGGTCAGGTACGAGAGCTGGTTTGACAGGCACTACGTACTCTCGGAGGAGGAACTGTTAGAGCGCGTGCGGCGTGAAGGATACGATGTACTTATCGTCGAGCTAGAGCGCGTGAGCGCGGAGGTTTTGGATGGCTCGGATCTCAGCATCGTGAGCATTTGCAGAAACGACCCCTCCAAGAACATAGACCTTGCGAAGGCCACCGAGCGGGGGGTTCTCGTCACGTACACGCCTGGGAGGAACGCGAACGCCGTAGCAGAGCTGACCGTAGCTTTGATGCTCGCAGTTCTGAGGAAAGTTGTGCGAGCCGACCGTAGACTTCGGGGCGGGTTTACGGTTTCCAGCTTCGAAGATTTTGTAGCTCTCAGGTCTGAGCTGGAGGGTAGCGAGCTGTCTGGGAAAACTGTCGGCATAGTGGGGCTCGGCAAGATAGGAAGCCGTGTTGCCGAATTACTTGCGGGCTTCAACGTCAGGCTCCTCGCATACGACCCTTACGTCGATAGTGCGAAAGCGGAGAAGCTGGGGGTTAGGCTTGTAAGCCTCGAGGAGCTCCTCCGCGAGAGCGATATCATCACGTTGCACGTCCCTCCCACCCCTGAGACGGTGAACCTGATCGGCAAGAGGGAGATCGACTTAATGAAGCCGACAGCGATACTCCTAAACCTGGCTAACCCGGTTGTCGTGGATGAGGACGCTCTCTACGAGGCTCTAGCCCAGGGCAGAATCGCAGGAGCAGGTTTGGACGTGTTCACGGAGGAGCCTGTGGATTCCTCTAACAGGTTCCTCAAGCTCGACAACGTCGTGGTCACCCCGCATATCGGCGGCAATACCCTCGAGACTGTTCACAGGCAGTCCTGGATGGTTGTCGAGGACTTGACTCTCGCCCTCAAAGGCGAGAAGCCTAGGCGCTTGCTGAACCCGGAGGTCTGGGAGAGATGGAGAAAGAGGTTTTCCTGGTAATCGACCTTGGGACATCGTGCCTGAGGACACTAGCCCTAACGCGAGAGGGGAGAGCTGTCGCTGGGGCTAGACGCGTGCCGAGAATCTTGCGCGGAGAATTCCCCTTTATCCTGCAGTATGATGTTGACTCGCTCACCTCGGATCTCTACACCTCCATTTCAGAGGTACTCGAGCAGCTCCGCGGAAGGAAGTTCAGTCTGAGGGCAATAGGGGTAACTGCTCAGCGTGGGGGTGCATGCTTCCTCGACAGAGACCTGAACGAAATTTACGTAGGTCCGAACATCGACGCCAGAGGCTTTCTGGCAACGATCGACCTGGCTGAAGACCGGTTGCGCAGGGTTTATGAGTCCACGGGACAGTACCCTCCACAGCTCTTCGTACCAGGGAGGCTTCAGTGGTTCCGCGAGTACGCTGAGGAAGAGTCTCGGAGGATAGCTCACGTGATAACGCTCCTCGACTGGGTTGTGTTACGGCTCACGGGGAGGGTTACCAGCGAGCTCTCCAGCGCTTCGAGCACCATGCTCCTCGACGTAAGGCGTCGGGAGTGGAGCAAGGTAGCGCTGGAGGCTTTCGCGGTAGACCCCGCGTTGCTTGCGGAGATCAGCGAACCGGGCCTCGTATCCGAAAACATTTCACCCGAGCTATCCAGGAAAACTGGCCTACCCGAGAAAACGCCCGTTGTCGTGTGCGGCGGGGACACCCACGTTGCTTCACTGGCTTTTGGCGCGACAGTAACTGGCGTTGCCGGTGCAGTGGCGGGCGCAACCTGCCCGGTGGTTCAGGTCCTTAGTGAGCCTCGCGTAGATCCTGAGATGCGCATGTGGACGAGCGTCCACGTAATCCCAGGGCACTGGATCTTAGAGAGTAATACAGGTCGTTGCGGTGGAGTGGTTGACTGGTTTGTGGAGAGCCTCCTTCTGAGGCCCGGGGACTACGAGTACTTCGACGAACTTGTGTTGTCGTCTCCTCCGGGGTCACGGGGGGTCCGATTCAAGCACGGAGCCTCAGTGATGAACGCTAGGAAAACAGGAGAGCAGGACGTAGACATTTACGTGAGAGTCCCCGAGTTCTCGCTCCACGAGGAGCAGGTGGCAATACGGGACGTCGCTCGAAGCCTCCTGGAATCCATCTCTTACTCGGTCAGGGCTAACTACGAGCAACTCAGGAGCGTGTCTGGAGCAGCCTCGCCGTTCTTCGGCGTAACAGGGGGCTTGACAAGGCTTCAGAGCTTCCGGAAGATTCTGCCCGCCGTCATGGGTTTCGAGACGAGGTTCACGAGGCAGCACAACGGCACAGCGCTAGGTTGCTTGGCTCTGACGATGCAAGCGCTAGGCGAGTTTAGGTCGGTTGGCGAGGCTGTAGCCGCAGTAAGTGATGTTGAGGGGGTCAGACCCCCTGAAGGGGAGTGCCAGGAGTACAACACGCTTTATTATAACTGGCTGGAGTTTTACAGGGAGGTGATCTGATTGTTATACCCAGAGCTGAGGAAGGGCATCGTGGAGGCTTTCAGGTTCCTCGAGGAAAGAAACCTGAATTACGGCTACAGCGGGAACATCAGCGTTCGGGTCCCCCAGGGCGACCTATACCTCATAACACCAAGCGGGGTGAAGAAGGCTCGTTTATCGCCCGAGGATGTTCTTGTTGTGGATCGTAGCCTTAACGTTGTTGAGGGTCGCGGTAACCCCTCCGTTGAGGCGCGGATGCACCTTGCGATCTACGATGCACGGGAGGACGTGCGGGCAATCGTGCATGCACACCCACTCTACTCCTCGGTGCTTGCCGCTATTCGAAGGAGCCTCCCCCCGCTCCTCGAGGAAACAGTGCTCTACCTTGGGGGAACGGTAGAGGTCGCTGACTACGCTCCCTCAGGAACCGAGGAGCTCGCCAGGAATGTGGTCAGAGCGCTTGGCGGGAAAAGCGCGGTTCTGCTTGCCAATCACGGCGCGTTGACGTGCGGGTCCAGCCTCGAGGAGGCTCTCGACGCAATGGTGTACCTCGAGAGAGCCGCGCTCGTATACGTGCTGGCAAGCCTCCTGGGCGCTCCACATGAACTACCAAGCGAGGTGGTCGAACTCGAGCGCGAGCTTTACGAAGCGAGGAGGTGGAGCCCTAGATGAAGTTGCCGTATGCCGGGAGGGTTGCGCTGATAGATCTCTCGAACCGAAAGGTAGAGTATTGGACCCCAGACGAGAATCTTCTCAGATCGTTTTTAGGGGGCGCATCGCTCTCAGCCGCCCTGTATGTTAAAGCGCGCCCAAGCCTGCCACCCCCTCTTTCCCCTGAGAACCCCTTGATCTTCATGACTGGGCCCCTTACCGCTACCCGCGCCCCGACTTCAAACAGGTACTCGGTCTCCTCGAGGTCTCCCTTAACGGGCCTTTGGGGTGAAGCCACCTCTGGTGGTGCTTTCGGGGCGAAAATGAAGCTCGCGGGTTTTGACGGTATCGTAGTTACCGGTGTCAGTGAGACGCCCGTTTATATCTTCCTGTCGGACGGGAGAGCAGAGATTAGGGAAGCTAAGGAGCTCTGGGGGTTAGGCACATATGCAACGCAAAGGCTGATCAAGCAGGAGTTGGGCTCAAGTGCCAGTGTAGCGTGCATAGGACCCGC from Infirmifilum sp. NZ encodes:
- a CDS encoding SCP2 sterol-binding domain-containing protein, whose product is MGEDLERSIELLKKRFEDPEVVKSLSGFTKVVIFEFPDVGKSYTFNIENGLLKSVIEGAQGQGDIRITMSSTTFTDIMSKKANPIREYQLGRITVKGSMSDLLKMRKLLL
- a CDS encoding NAD(P)-dependent oxidoreductase, with protein sequence MPRKALVTARFAKDALAELGKHLEVRYESWFDRHYVLSEEELLERVRREGYDVLIVELERVSAEVLDGSDLSIVSICRNDPSKNIDLAKATERGVLVTYTPGRNANAVAELTVALMLAVLRKVVRADRRLRGGFTVSSFEDFVALRSELEGSELSGKTVGIVGLGKIGSRVAELLAGFNVRLLAYDPYVDSAKAEKLGVRLVSLEELLRESDIITLHVPPTPETVNLIGKREIDLMKPTAILLNLANPVVVDEDALYEALAQGRIAGAGLDVFTEEPVDSSNRFLKLDNVVVTPHIGGNTLETVHRQSWMVVEDLTLALKGEKPRRLLNPEVWERWRKRFSW
- a CDS encoding xylulokinase; amino-acid sequence: MEKEVFLVIDLGTSCLRTLALTREGRAVAGARRVPRILRGEFPFILQYDVDSLTSDLYTSISEVLEQLRGRKFSLRAIGVTAQRGGACFLDRDLNEIYVGPNIDARGFLATIDLAEDRLRRVYESTGQYPPQLFVPGRLQWFREYAEEESRRIAHVITLLDWVVLRLTGRVTSELSSASSTMLLDVRRREWSKVALEAFAVDPALLAEISEPGLVSENISPELSRKTGLPEKTPVVVCGGDTHVASLAFGATVTGVAGAVAGATCPVVQVLSEPRVDPEMRMWTSVHVIPGHWILESNTGRCGGVVDWFVESLLLRPGDYEYFDELVLSSPPGSRGVRFKHGASVMNARKTGEQDVDIYVRVPEFSLHEEQVAIRDVARSLLESISYSVRANYEQLRSVSGAASPFFGVTGGLTRLQSFRKILPAVMGFETRFTRQHNGTALGCLALTMQALGEFRSVGEAVAAVSDVEGVRPPEGECQEYNTLYYNWLEFYREVI
- a CDS encoding class II aldolase/adducin family protein, encoding MLYPELRKGIVEAFRFLEERNLNYGYSGNISVRVPQGDLYLITPSGVKKARLSPEDVLVVDRSLNVVEGRGNPSVEARMHLAIYDAREDVRAIVHAHPLYSSVLAAIRRSLPPLLEETVLYLGGTVEVADYAPSGTEELARNVVRALGGKSAVLLANHGALTCGSSLEEALDAMVYLERAALVYVLASLLGAPHELPSEVVELERELYEARRWSPR